The Aureimonas mangrovi genome includes a region encoding these proteins:
- a CDS encoding SufE family protein, with protein MPNFQDIADNFEFLPEENDKLEYIIELGKLHAALPEEQRTEANEVHGCQSRVWIASRPDPSDPSRLLFSGTSDSFIVRGLVALAILLFSERTASEIKALDAETIFTDLGLQAYLTSKRSNGLRSVIARMKGDAEQVLAAG; from the coding sequence ATGCCGAACTTCCAGGACATAGCCGACAATTTCGAATTCCTTCCCGAGGAAAACGACAAGCTCGAATACATCATCGAACTCGGCAAGCTGCACGCTGCCCTCCCCGAGGAGCAGCGCACCGAGGCGAACGAGGTCCACGGTTGCCAGAGCCGGGTCTGGATCGCGAGCCGTCCCGATCCTTCGGACCCGAGCCGGCTCCTGTTCAGCGGCACGTCCGACTCCTTCATCGTGAGGGGTCTCGTCGCCCTTGCCATCCTGCTGTTCTCGGAGCGCACGGCGTCCGAAATCAAAGCTCTCGACGCCGAGACGATCTTCACCGACCTCGGTCTGCAAGCCTACCTGACCTCCAAGCGGTCGAACGGTCTGCGTTCGGTCATCGCGCGCATGAAGGGCGACGCCGAACAGGTCCTAGCCGCCGGATAG
- a CDS encoding DUF6456 domain-containing protein, with protein MSGPEFDDAESPLHRLATRPARGGEPFLSPSEARAGERLRGDFTRAGLTPRITQSWDLSPRAGGRGGGAGDMSDMAADARKRLDAAMTAAGPELSGLLLDVCCFLKGLEAVERERRWPARSAKLLLKVGLAGLARHYGFDREAGSLAAGRIRRWGAPDYKPKVGG; from the coding sequence ATGAGCGGCCCCGAGTTCGACGATGCCGAATCCCCGCTCCACCGGCTTGCGACGCGCCCTGCGCGTGGCGGCGAGCCGTTCCTGTCGCCGTCCGAGGCGAGGGCGGGCGAGCGCCTGCGGGGGGACTTCACCCGTGCGGGGCTGACCCCGCGCATCACGCAGAGCTGGGATCTTTCGCCGCGCGCCGGCGGCAGGGGCGGCGGGGCGGGCGACATGTCCGACATGGCCGCCGACGCGCGAAAGCGACTGGACGCAGCCATGACGGCGGCGGGGCCGGAGCTTTCGGGCCTCCTCCTCGACGTCTGCTGCTTTCTGAAGGGATTGGAGGCGGTGGAGAGGGAGCGACGCTGGCCGGCGCGCTCGGCCAAGCTGCTCCTGAAGGTGGGGCTCGCCGGGCTCGCGCGGCACTACGGCTTCGATCGCGAGGCCGGCTCGTTGGCCGCCGGACGCATCCGGCGCTGGGGCGCCCCGGACTACAAGCCGAAGGTCGGCGGCTGA
- a CDS encoding helix-turn-helix domain-containing protein encodes MTPNVVPLFPAMPAFRPPQAVRPDLRGVEAARLCRVASAIAAAAFDVPPEEMSARTRRTADVVAARHVAIYLANVVFQVSLQKVADVFGRDRTSIGHAVRRVEDRRDEPDFDARVEKLERIASVYRAGCER; translated from the coding sequence GTGACCCCGAATGTCGTCCCCCTCTTTCCGGCCATGCCGGCATTCCGCCCGCCGCAGGCCGTGCGGCCCGACCTTCGAGGGGTCGAGGCCGCAAGATTGTGCCGGGTGGCAAGCGCCATTGCGGCGGCCGCCTTCGACGTGCCGCCCGAGGAGATGAGCGCTAGAACGCGCCGTACCGCCGATGTTGTGGCCGCCCGGCATGTCGCGATCTACCTCGCCAACGTGGTCTTTCAGGTGTCGTTGCAGAAGGTCGCCGATGTCTTCGGGCGCGACCGCACGAGCATCGGCCATGCGGTGCGGCGCGTGGAGGACCGGCGCGACGAGCCGGACTTCGATGCGCGCGTGGAGAAGCTGGAGAGGATCGCTTCGGTCTATCGCGCGGGATGCGAGCGATGA
- a CDS encoding winged helix-turn-helix domain-containing protein, whose amino-acid sequence MTKTSDPTANRAPRKAPEAKPIARLRLVFGPAAIVGPGRVELLELVAEHGSLAAAGRAMKMSYKRAWGLVDELNRTFDAPLVALTRGGSAHGGATLTPLGAEVVERYRRMQSLSDAAIDDDLGALVGRLAQKE is encoded by the coding sequence ATGACGAAGACCTCCGATCCAACCGCGAATCGCGCTCCCCGGAAGGCACCCGAGGCCAAGCCCATTGCGCGGCTTCGGCTCGTCTTCGGCCCCGCCGCGATCGTCGGTCCCGGACGGGTGGAACTCCTGGAACTCGTGGCAGAGCACGGCTCGCTCGCGGCGGCGGGCCGGGCGATGAAGATGAGCTACAAGCGCGCCTGGGGCCTGGTGGACGAACTCAACCGCACCTTCGACGCGCCGCTCGTCGCCCTGACGCGGGGCGGCAGCGCCCACGGCGGCGCGACGCTGACGCCGCTCGGCGCAGAGGTGGTGGAGCGATACCGGCGGATGCAGAGCCTCAGCGACGCGGCGATCGACGACGACCTCGGCGCTCTCGTGGGGCGGCTGGCGCAGAAGGAGTAG
- a CDS encoding xanthine dehydrogenase family protein molybdopterin-binding subunit, translating into MSEKSYRHDAPLNDTRLERGVQGVIGRGVDRLEGPLKVTGRAAYAYETMPGNKAAYGFLVTSTIGAGRIALIDGEAAKAAPGVLTVVIDERAVRASGDPGPNPPVKVDGQVTHYGQAICLVVAETFEAARDAAKLVKIAYEPREGRYVLKDVVEKAYDPGDEMGHVTKGDFEKAFGEAEVRVDATFTTPSQSHSAMEPHACVAEWNGDELTLNGCYQLVTDNVQQLAEALGVPQEKVKILAPYIGGGFGGKLGIGPEAVYAAIAAKEVGRPVKVALTRQQVYQATNRRSDTVQRIRLGATRDGKLTALAHDTIGSNSPGDDFIEPAGISTVFLYDAENRLITHRKSDVDLLLSAAMRAPGEAVGMLALETAMDELAEKLGLDPVDLRIRNEPKVDPQEGLPFSSRKLVECMEEGARRFGWNKRPERPGTRREGEWLIGYGMAAASRKNLLMKASARVTLQPDGTAVVETNMTDIGTGTYTILAQIAAEMLGLEQEKVDVKLGDSTLPQAPGSGGSWGANSSGSSVYVACEGIVEALAEKLGVAPGDMTLKDGSAIGGNRKVALSELLAGEPISILGKFEPGKAFKESHQSGYGAHFCEVAVNSVTGETRVRRLLTVVAAGRILNEKTAISQCYGGQIFGIGTALTEELVVDPRSGLMVNHDLAEYHVPVNADVPQLEVVLLPENDPVASPLGGKGIGELAISGAGAAITNAIYNACGVRVRDYPMTLDKILAGLPDDGFLEAAE; encoded by the coding sequence ATGAGCGAGAAGAGCTATCGCCACGACGCGCCGCTGAACGACACGCGCCTGGAGCGTGGAGTGCAGGGCGTCATCGGCAGGGGCGTCGACCGGCTCGAAGGGCCGCTGAAGGTGACGGGCCGTGCCGCCTACGCCTACGAGACGATGCCGGGCAACAAGGCCGCCTACGGCTTCCTCGTCACCTCCACCATCGGCGCCGGCCGCATCGCCTTGATCGACGGTGAGGCGGCGAAGGCGGCCCCGGGCGTCCTCACCGTCGTGATCGACGAACGGGCGGTGCGCGCGTCGGGCGACCCCGGCCCGAACCCGCCGGTGAAGGTGGACGGACAGGTCACGCATTACGGGCAGGCGATCTGCCTCGTCGTGGCCGAGACCTTCGAGGCCGCGCGAGACGCTGCCAAGCTCGTGAAGATCGCCTACGAGCCGCGCGAAGGGCGGTACGTGCTGAAGGATGTCGTCGAAAAGGCCTACGATCCCGGCGACGAGATGGGCCATGTGACGAAAGGCGACTTCGAGAAGGCGTTCGGCGAAGCCGAGGTGAGGGTGGACGCGACCTTCACGACACCGAGCCAGAGCCATTCGGCGATGGAGCCGCATGCGTGCGTGGCCGAATGGAACGGTGACGAGCTGACGCTGAACGGCTGCTACCAGCTCGTCACGGACAACGTCCAGCAGCTCGCCGAGGCGCTCGGCGTGCCGCAGGAGAAGGTGAAGATTCTCGCGCCCTATATCGGCGGTGGCTTCGGCGGCAAGCTCGGCATCGGGCCGGAGGCTGTCTACGCCGCGATCGCGGCGAAGGAAGTGGGGCGGCCTGTGAAGGTGGCGCTGACCCGCCAGCAGGTCTACCAGGCGACCAACCGGCGCTCCGATACCGTGCAGCGCATCCGCCTCGGCGCCACCAGGGACGGCAAGCTGACGGCGCTCGCGCACGACACGATCGGCTCCAACTCTCCGGGCGACGATTTCATCGAGCCTGCGGGCATCTCGACGGTCTTCCTCTACGATGCCGAGAACCGGCTGATCACGCACCGCAAGTCCGACGTCGATCTGCTGCTGTCGGCCGCCATGCGCGCGCCGGGCGAGGCCGTGGGCATGCTCGCGCTCGAGACGGCGATGGACGAGCTGGCCGAGAAGCTGGGGCTCGACCCGGTCGATCTGCGCATCCGCAACGAGCCGAAGGTCGATCCGCAGGAGGGCCTGCCGTTCTCCAGCCGCAAGCTGGTGGAGTGCATGGAGGAGGGTGCGCGACGCTTCGGCTGGAACAAGCGCCCCGAAAGGCCGGGCACCCGCCGCGAGGGCGAATGGCTGATCGGCTACGGCATGGCGGCCGCCTCGCGCAAGAACCTTCTGATGAAGGCTTCGGCGCGGGTGACGCTCCAGCCCGACGGGACGGCTGTCGTCGAGACGAACATGACCGACATCGGCACCGGCACCTACACGATCCTCGCGCAGATCGCCGCCGAGATGCTGGGGCTCGAGCAGGAGAAGGTGGACGTGAAGCTCGGCGATTCGACGCTGCCGCAGGCGCCGGGCTCCGGCGGCTCGTGGGGCGCGAACTCCTCGGGCTCGTCGGTCTACGTCGCCTGCGAGGGCATCGTGGAGGCGCTGGCCGAAAAGCTCGGCGTGGCGCCGGGCGACATGACCCTGAAGGACGGCAGCGCCATCGGCGGCAACCGCAAGGTCGCGCTCAGCGAGCTTCTGGCGGGCGAGCCGATCAGCATTCTCGGCAAGTTCGAGCCCGGCAAGGCCTTCAAGGAAAGCCATCAGTCGGGCTACGGCGCCCATTTCTGCGAGGTGGCGGTCAACTCCGTGACGGGCGAGACGCGTGTGCGCCGTCTCCTGACCGTGGTGGCGGCCGGCCGCATCCTCAACGAGAAGACGGCGATCTCGCAATGCTACGGCGGCCAGATCTTCGGCATCGGCACGGCGCTGACCGAGGAACTCGTGGTCGATCCGCGCTCGGGCCTGATGGTCAATCACGACCTCGCCGAGTACCACGTGCCGGTGAACGCAGACGTGCCCCAGCTCGAGGTCGTGCTCCTGCCGGAAAACGACCCGGTCGCGAGCCCGCTCGGTGGCAAGGGTATCGGCGAACTCGCCATCTCGGGCGCCGGCGCGGCGATCACCAACGCGATCTACAACGCCTGCGGCGTGCGCGTGCGGGACTATCCGATGACGCTGGACAAGATCCTCGCCGGACTGCCGGACGATGGCTTCCTGGAAGCGGCGGAGTGA
- a CDS encoding FAD binding domain-containing protein, which yields MRAFDYTRAEDAKGASAAAAAASAARFIAGGTNLLDLMKLQIETPRTVVDISRLPLRAIEETDEGGLRIGALVTNSDLAADERVRRDYPVLSRALLAGASGQLRNKATTGGNLLQRTRCGYFYDTSTACNKREPGSGCDAMGGFNRILAVLGTSDKCIATHPSDMAVAMRALDAVVETMKADGSTRELTLDALYRLPGDTPQIETALEPGELITALRLPAPLGGTQVYRKVRDRASYAFALVSVAAVVTMDAGRMNTVRLAFGGLGTMPWRDRAVEEVLEGQMPSAELFARAADVLLAEAKGHGENDFKIPLARRTLAAVLHEAVRGETR from the coding sequence ATGAGGGCCTTCGACTACACGCGCGCCGAGGATGCGAAGGGTGCGAGCGCCGCCGCGGCAGCGGCAAGCGCGGCGCGCTTCATCGCCGGCGGCACCAACCTTCTCGACCTGATGAAGCTCCAGATCGAGACGCCGCGCACCGTGGTGGATATCTCGCGGCTGCCGCTGCGCGCCATCGAGGAAACCGACGAGGGCGGTCTGCGCATCGGCGCGCTGGTGACGAATTCCGATCTGGCGGCCGACGAGCGCGTTCGGCGCGACTATCCTGTCCTGTCGCGCGCGCTCCTCGCCGGTGCCTCCGGCCAGCTGCGCAACAAGGCGACGACGGGCGGCAACCTCCTGCAGCGCACACGCTGCGGCTATTTCTACGATACGTCCACGGCCTGCAACAAACGCGAGCCGGGCTCGGGCTGCGACGCGATGGGCGGCTTCAACCGCATCCTCGCCGTCCTCGGCACCAGCGACAAGTGCATCGCGACGCACCCCTCCGACATGGCCGTTGCGATGCGCGCGCTCGACGCCGTGGTGGAGACGATGAAGGCCGACGGGTCGACGCGCGAACTGACGCTTGACGCGCTCTACCGCCTGCCGGGCGACACGCCGCAGATCGAGACGGCACTGGAGCCGGGTGAGCTCATCACGGCGCTGCGCCTGCCGGCGCCGCTCGGAGGAACGCAGGTCTACCGCAAGGTGCGCGACCGGGCTTCCTACGCCTTCGCGCTGGTCTCCGTGGCCGCCGTCGTGACGATGGATGCGGGGCGAATGAACACCGTGCGTCTCGCCTTCGGCGGGCTCGGCACGATGCCCTGGCGCGACCGGGCGGTGGAGGAGGTTCTGGAAGGGCAGATGCCCTCCGCCGAGCTTTTCGCCAGGGCGGCCGACGTGCTTCTGGCCGAGGCGAAGGGCCACGGAGAGAACGACTTCAAGATACCGTTGGCGCGCCGCACGCTGGCGGCGGTGCTCCACGAGGCGGTGCGAGGAGAGACCCGATGA
- a CDS encoding 2Fe-2S iron-sulfur cluster-binding protein — protein sequence MRLTINGREHELEADVRTSLLDVLREHLSLTGTKKGCDHGQCGACTILVNGRRINSCLTLAVMHEGDEITTIEGLGEPGRLHPMQESFLHHDGFQCGYCTPGQIVSAVGMLDEIAKGWPSHVSASLEGGASASADEVSERMSGNLCRCSAYPNIVDAIREVADAEETRGTERNAA from the coding sequence ATGAGGCTGACCATCAACGGGCGTGAGCACGAGCTTGAAGCAGACGTGCGCACCTCACTGCTCGACGTCCTGCGCGAGCATCTTTCTCTCACCGGCACCAAGAAGGGTTGCGACCACGGGCAGTGCGGCGCCTGCACGATCCTGGTGAACGGGCGACGGATCAATTCCTGCCTGACGCTCGCCGTCATGCACGAGGGCGACGAGATCACGACGATCGAGGGGCTCGGCGAGCCCGGGCGGCTGCATCCGATGCAGGAGAGCTTCCTGCACCATGACGGCTTCCAGTGCGGCTACTGCACGCCGGGACAGATCGTCTCGGCCGTGGGCATGCTCGACGAGATCGCAAAGGGCTGGCCGAGCCACGTCTCGGCTTCGCTGGAGGGCGGTGCGAGCGCCAGCGCGGACGAGGTGTCGGAGCGGATGAGCGGCAATCTGTGCCGCTGTTCGGCCTATCCGAACATCGTCGACGCCATCCGCGAGGTCGCGGACGCCGAGGAGACGCGCGGTACCGAAAGGAACGCGGCATGA
- a CDS encoding anhydro-N-acetylmuramic acid kinase: METARTHWAIGLMTGTVLDGNVDIAMIRTDGEAIAEFGPARLVPYGEGVRPLLVEALQAAAAWNFEGPEPEIFARAEAALTKGQSEAVAAFLNEEGIAPGTLRIVGFHGQTVLHRGTTRARKGATRQLGDGGAMARRLGIDVAYDFRTADIMAGGQGAPLAPIYHRALLQRIGAGAESAILNLGGVANVTFVDAGGGMHAFDTGPANAPLNDWMARHTGAQMDRDGETAARGTVDEARLAGLLEHPYLAAPYPKSLDRNDFTAAMADGLSLENGAATLTAFTAGAVDRALDRLPARPTRLVVCGGGRRNPVLMAELARRTGAEVIDADALGLRGDAVEAECFALLAVRTLRGLPLSFPGTTGVDAPTAGGRLARPD; this comes from the coding sequence ATGGAAACGGCGAGAACGCATTGGGCGATCGGGCTGATGACGGGCACGGTGCTCGACGGCAATGTCGACATCGCCATGATCCGCACGGACGGCGAGGCGATTGCCGAGTTCGGGCCCGCGCGGCTCGTACCCTATGGCGAGGGGGTGCGCCCATTGCTCGTGGAGGCGCTGCAGGCGGCCGCGGCTTGGAACTTCGAAGGTCCGGAGCCCGAGATTTTCGCGCGCGCCGAGGCGGCACTGACGAAAGGCCAGAGCGAAGCGGTGGCGGCCTTCCTCAATGAGGAAGGCATCGCGCCCGGCACGTTGCGCATCGTCGGCTTCCACGGCCAGACCGTCCTGCATCGCGGCACGACGCGTGCGCGCAAGGGAGCGACGCGCCAGCTCGGCGACGGCGGGGCGATGGCGCGCAGGCTCGGCATCGATGTCGCCTATGACTTCCGCACCGCGGACATCATGGCCGGCGGCCAGGGTGCCCCGCTCGCGCCGATCTACCACCGCGCGCTGCTCCAGCGGATCGGGGCGGGGGCCGAAAGCGCGATCCTCAATCTCGGCGGCGTCGCCAACGTCACCTTCGTCGATGCGGGGGGCGGGATGCACGCATTCGACACGGGCCCGGCCAACGCGCCGCTGAACGACTGGATGGCCCGTCACACGGGTGCGCAGATGGACCGCGACGGCGAGACCGCCGCGCGCGGCACCGTCGACGAGGCGCGTCTCGCCGGCCTTCTCGAACACCCCTATCTCGCGGCGCCCTATCCCAAATCCCTCGACCGCAACGATTTCACCGCGGCGATGGCCGACGGCCTTTCGCTGGAGAACGGGGCGGCGACGCTCACCGCCTTCACGGCCGGCGCGGTGGATCGCGCGCTCGACAGGCTCCCCGCGCGGCCCACGCGCCTCGTCGTGTGTGGCGGTGGGCGGAGAAATCCGGTGCTGATGGCCGAGCTCGCCCGGCGCACCGGAGCCGAAGTGATCGACGCCGATGCGCTCGGCCTTCGCGGAGACGCGGTGGAGGCGGAATGCTTCGCGCTTCTGGCGGTGCGGACCCTGCGCGGCCTGCCGCTCTCCTTCCCCGGCACCACCGGGGTCGATGCGCCGACGGCTGGCGGCCGGCTCGCGCGGCCGGACTGA
- a CDS encoding MATE family efflux transporter, with protein MDALSARTDATKGAAPWRAHLRATLMLGLPLAGAQLAQMAIHVTDTILVGRLGTAELAAAVLATQFFHLVWMLGSGFAIAVMPMVASAIGEGDTRTARRSVRMGLWVCALFSAAMMPFMWQTEAIMLWLGQEPDVAALAGIYMRVLQWALFPALAVMVLRSFLSAIERPNVVLLVTLMGVAFNALVAYALIYGELGAPQLGVAGAGLAGLLTMLFMAGLLALYCLRKADLAHYELFVRFWRPDWQGFKDVVRLGLPIGATIVAEAGLFAASSVMVGWIGRVELAAHGIALQLASIAFMIPLGLASAATVRVGLAYGRKDAPNIARAARAAVFVGLSIATCSALLFWIAPRQLIGLYLDRSASDAAAVLAYAVPLLAVAAAFQIFDSLQVLAAGILRGLKDTRVPMIFAIVSYWLVGMPVAYLLAFVAGLGGVGVWAGLGIGLLTAGLSMSVRFLRREKAGQLLYGA; from the coding sequence ATGGACGCACTCTCCGCCCGGACCGACGCGACGAAGGGCGCGGCACCCTGGCGCGCGCATCTGCGCGCGACGCTGATGCTCGGCTTGCCGCTGGCGGGGGCGCAACTCGCGCAGATGGCGATCCACGTCACCGATACAATCCTGGTCGGCCGTCTCGGGACGGCCGAGCTGGCTGCAGCCGTCCTCGCAACGCAGTTCTTCCATCTCGTCTGGATGCTTGGCTCGGGCTTTGCCATCGCCGTCATGCCGATGGTGGCCAGCGCCATCGGCGAGGGCGACACGCGCACCGCGCGCCGGTCGGTGCGCATGGGCCTTTGGGTCTGCGCGCTCTTCAGCGCGGCGATGATGCCGTTCATGTGGCAGACCGAGGCGATCATGCTCTGGCTCGGCCAGGAGCCCGACGTCGCAGCACTCGCGGGCATCTACATGCGTGTCCTGCAATGGGCGCTGTTCCCGGCGCTCGCCGTCATGGTGCTGCGCTCCTTTCTCTCCGCGATCGAGCGGCCGAACGTCGTTCTCCTCGTCACGCTCATGGGCGTCGCGTTCAACGCGCTTGTCGCCTACGCGCTCATCTACGGTGAGCTCGGCGCGCCGCAGCTCGGCGTTGCCGGCGCCGGTCTCGCCGGGCTCCTCACCATGCTCTTCATGGCGGGCCTCCTCGCGCTGTATTGCCTGCGCAAGGCCGATCTCGCGCATTACGAGCTTTTCGTGCGCTTCTGGCGGCCGGACTGGCAGGGCTTCAAGGATGTCGTGCGTCTCGGTCTGCCGATCGGCGCGACGATCGTCGCCGAAGCCGGCCTCTTCGCCGCTTCCTCGGTGATGGTCGGCTGGATCGGCAGGGTGGAGCTCGCCGCTCACGGCATCGCGCTCCAGCTCGCCTCGATCGCCTTCATGATTCCGCTGGGCCTTGCCAGCGCGGCGACCGTGCGCGTCGGCCTCGCCTACGGCCGCAAGGACGCACCGAACATCGCGCGCGCGGCGCGTGCCGCGGTCTTCGTCGGCCTATCCATTGCTACCTGCTCGGCGCTCCTGTTCTGGATCGCGCCGCGTCAGCTCATCGGCCTGTATCTCGACCGCTCGGCGAGCGACGCGGCGGCGGTCCTGGCCTACGCGGTTCCGCTGCTTGCCGTCGCCGCAGCCTTCCAGATCTTCGACAGCCTGCAGGTGCTGGCCGCCGGCATCCTGCGTGGGCTGAAGGACACGCGCGTGCCGATGATCTTCGCGATCGTCAGCTACTGGCTCGTCGGAATGCCGGTGGCCTATCTCCTCGCCTTCGTCGCCGGGCTAGGCGGCGTCGGCGTGTGGGCGGGGCTCGGCATTGGCCTCCTCACCGCAGGGTTGTCCATGAGCGTCCGCTTCCTGAGACGCGAGAAGGCCGGACAGCTCCTTTACGGCGCCTAG